From one Lycium ferocissimum isolate CSIRO_LF1 chromosome 7, AGI_CSIRO_Lferr_CH_V1, whole genome shotgun sequence genomic stretch:
- the LOC132064060 gene encoding small ribosomal subunit protein uS15, translating into MGRMHSRGKGISASALPYKRTPPSWLKISAPDVEDNICKFAKKGLTPSQIGVILRDSHGIAQVKSVTGSKILRILKAHGLAPEIPEDLYHLIKKAVAIRKHLERNRKDKDSKFRLILVESRIHRLARYYKKTKKLPPVWKYESTTASTLVA; encoded by the exons ATGGGTCGTATGCACAGTCGAGG TAAGGGTATTTCAGCTTCTGCTCTTCCATACAAGAGGACTCCACCAAGCTGGTTGAAAATATCTGCTCCTGAT GTTGAGGATAACATCTGCAAGTTCGCCAAAAAAGGTTTGACACCTTCTCAAATTGGTGTTATTCTTCGTGATTCTCATGGGATTGCTCAGGTGAAGAGTGTCACCGGCAGCAAGATTCTCAGAATTCTGAAAGCTCACG GACTTGCTCCTGAGATTCCCGAGGATCTCTACCACCTTATCAAGAAAGCAGTGGCAATCAGGAAGCATCTTGAGCGAAACAGGAAAGATAAGGATTCCAAGTTTAGATTGATTCTTGTCGAGAGCAGGATCCATCGTCTTGCTCGCTactacaagaaaacaaagaagctTCCACCAGTCTGGAAATA TGAATCTACCACCGCCAGTACTCTTGTGGCTTAG
- the LOC132064061 gene encoding LOW QUALITY PROTEIN: uncharacterized protein LOC132064061 (The sequence of the model RefSeq protein was modified relative to this genomic sequence to represent the inferred CDS: inserted 1 base in 1 codon): MFTCIRLVRCRFLILPSPLLTSFISSSMANTLGLVRFPSFTISSSFPSSMENXSSSSAFSHSNPSGGRGRGKGLDTRDNKERSGGRGGGGKDKIDALGRLLTRILRHMASELNLNMRNDGYVKVQDLLKLNLKTFANVPLRSHTIDDVKEAVRKDNKQRMGLLEENGELLIRANQGHTVKIVETESLLKPILSADEVPVCVHGTYKKNLESILEHGLKRMKRLHVHFSCGLPTDGEVISGMRRDVNVLIFLDVRKALEDGMKLYISENRVILTEGIDGVVPVKYFQKVESWPDRKPLSL; this comes from the exons ATGTTCACTTGTATACGACTTGTACGTTGCCGCTTCCTAATTCTTCCTTCACCTCTTCTCACAtccttcatctcttcttcaatgGCAAACACACTTGGACTTGTACGTTTTCCTTCCTTCACAATCTCTTCTTCTTTCCCTTCTTCAATGGAAA CTTCTTCATCCTCTGCCTTTTCTCATTCCAATCCaag CGGTGGTAGAGGAAGAGGAAAAGGACTGGACACGAGGGATAATAAGGAAAGATCAGGGGGCCGTGGCGGTGGTGGCAAAGATAAAATTGATGCTCTTGGTAGACTCTT GACACGCATTTTGCGGCACATGGCCTCTGAGCTAAACTTGAATATGAGGAATGATGGGTATGTGAAGGTGCAAGATCTGTTAAAGTTAAACTTGAAAACATTTGCGAACGTCCCATTGAGGTCTCACACAATTGATGATGTCAAAGAG GCAGTACGGAAGGATAACAAGCAAAGAATGGGccttttggaagaaaatggagaGCTTCTGATCCGTGCCAACCAAGGCCATACAGTAAAG ATAGTTGAAACTGAAAGCTTATTGAAACCGATCCTTTCAGCTGATGAAGTTCCAG TGTGTGTACATGGCACTTACAAGAAGAATTTGGAATCAATTTTGGAGCATGGGCTCAAACGCATGAAAAGGTTACATGTTCATTTCTCATGTGGCTTGCCAACAGATGGCGAAGTAATTAGTG GAATGAGGCGAGATGTTAATGTCCTCATCTTTCTTGATGTGAGAAAAGCTTTGGAAG ATGGGATGAAGCTTTATATCTCAGAAAACAGAGTTATCTTGACCGAGGGTATTGATGGTGTGGTGCCAGTGAAGTACTTCCAGAAAGTGGAGTCATGGCCAGATAGAAAACCTTTGTCATTATAG